The Symphalangus syndactylus isolate Jambi chromosome 3, NHGRI_mSymSyn1-v2.1_pri, whole genome shotgun sequence genome has a segment encoding these proteins:
- the LOC129478264 gene encoding endogenous retrovirus group K member 104 Rec protein-like, whose amino-acid sequence MNPSEMQGKMPPWRRKTLTRAPSTHQVNKMVISEEKMKLPSTKKAELLSWAQLKKLTQLAEKSLKNTRVTQTPENMLLAALMIVSMVSTGAPSSSGETVTSENGP is encoded by the exons atgaacccatCAGAGATGCAAGGAAAAATGCCTCCGTGGAGACGGAAAACCCTCACTCGAGCACCATCAACTCACCAGGTGAACAAAATGGTGAtatcagaagaaaagatgaagttGCCATCCACAAAGAAAGCAGAGTTGCTGTCCTGGGCCCAGCTAAAGAAGCTGACACAGTTAGCTGAAAAAAGCCTGAAGAACACAAGGGTAACACAAACTCCAGAGAATATGCTGCTTGCAGCTTTAATGATTGTATCAATGGTG TCTACAGGTGCACCCAGCAGCTCCGGAGAGACAGTGACCAGCGAGAACGGACCATGA